CGAATTCGCCCTGTGGGCCGTCCACCAGTTCGGCGCCTCCAACCGCCCCGGCCACGTCCACTATGACGACCAGATGGCCATGTTCGCCGCCCACGAATGGCGCAGGGTGCCCATGGGCGAGGACGAAGTGCGCGCGGCGGCGGTGCAGGTTTACAGGCCGGGGGCGCGGTGAGGGGGGCTATTCTGAGCCGGACGGGCGCCGGCCTGGAGGACGTTTCAACGACACGACATTGTCCGCCACTGTGCGGTCAAGTCTGGCCTCGAGCGATTGCAGGGTGTGGGTGTCGTAGGCGTGCTTGCGATTCTTGATCAGGAGCACAATGATCACCCGCTCCTCATACACGTGATAGATCACACGGAAATCGCCGACGCGCAGCCGAAGCAGGCCGTCTTCGCCCTTGAGCTTCTTCGCGCCACGTGGGCGGGGATCCCTCTGAAGGCGTTCCAGGGCCTGAATCATGCGCGCCTGCGTGGAGCGATCGAGCTGTCTGAGCTCTTTGGCGGCGGCCTTGGCGATGACGATCTGGAGCGTCATTCCACCCTCCCAGACATCCGGGCCTACTCAAACCCGAGTTCAGCCTTGAGGTCTTCAAGCGTGACGCCGCCATTTTGCTTGTAGTCGTCCAGCGCCGACTTGGCGTCTTCGATATCCTTGGCCAACTCCACCGCAACCAGATGGTCATAGGACGCGCGCGACAGCAGCACGGCTTCCTGATTGCGCCGGCGGACGAAGACCGGGCCGTTATGGACGGCCTCGTCCATCAGATTGGCGAACTCGCGCCGCGCTTCGGTGGCGCTGTAAACGGGGCGGCCCTCTTCAGGGATGACGGCGTTGCGGGTCATGGCGGATCCTCGGCCAGTGCAAGTCAATTGCACATTCTATGCAAATTACGCAATTTATGCAATTCGTGCAATTGCGGCGTTGCAAACTGGCTGGAACGCGCAGGGCTTAGCTACTCCGCCGCCCCCACCCGCGCCCTGCGCGCTGCACCCGCCTCCGCAGCCTCGATCCCCAGATCGGCCAGCAGGGCTGTGTCCGCGTGGAGGTCCGGGTTGGGCGTGGTGAGGAGCTCCTCGCCGATGAAGATCGACGCGGCGCCGGCCAGGAAGCAGAGCGCCTGCAGCTCGCGGCTCATGGTTTCGCGCCCTGCGCTGAGGCGCACCACGCTGCGCGGCATGATCAGGCGGGCGGTGGCGATGGCGCGCACGAAATCGAGCCCGTCCAGCGGCGCGGAGCCCGACAGCGGCGTGCCGGCCACGTCGACCAGGTGATTGACCGGCA
The window above is part of the Hyphomonadaceae bacterium ML37 genome. Proteins encoded here:
- a CDS encoding type II toxin-antitoxin system RelE/ParE family toxin encodes the protein MTLQIVIAKAAAKELRQLDRSTQARMIQALERLQRDPRPRGAKKLKGEDGLLRLRVGDFRVIYHVYEERVIIVLLIKNRKHAYDTHTLQSLEARLDRTVADNVVSLKRPPGRRPSGSE
- a CDS encoding type II toxin-antitoxin system prevent-host-death family antitoxin produces the protein MTRNAVIPEEGRPVYSATEARREFANLMDEAVHNGPVFVRRRNQEAVLLSRASYDHLVAVELAKDIEDAKSALDDYKQNGGVTLEDLKAELGFE